The window aaaaatgttatttatgatccaaatatttttgatctaaaaatggtatacgggaaaaaaaatctatttttgatcaaaatatttttatatacgaaagtttaatattaatccaaatatttttgtaaatgatacctaaactaaaataatatttgtataccgaaaaaaatctattatttacggaaaatggtatttatgatccaaatgtttttcattcaaaaaaggtatacgggaaaaaatctattattgatctaaatatttttatatacgaaatttactattgatccaaatattttgtaaatgatacctaaataaaaatgaagtctgtatgcggaaaaaaatttattattgatcttaatatttttatatacgagaaatggtatttatgatcaaatattttttatccgaaaatagtatacgggaaaaaaatataTCATTGATCTAAAGATTTTtttatacgaaataatcaattatttatctaaatatattttattcttttttaacattttgtttaaaataaattatgtattcAAATGCGCGTAATctaacagaacccgtgcgtatgcacgagtttgttactaatTTTCATTAACTTGAGATTAAGATGCCTCCAAAGCATTTGTACAAAAGTTAGAAAATGACTGGAAtctaaaacaaataatttaattaCAAGAAAAAACTAAAACTTGGGCTCGTAACCGGTTAACACAAATGGTTAACCGGTTACGTAGACTgaacaataaattaaatatacatGTCAGGTGTAACTGATTGCCGCGTTTGGTTAACTGGTTAACACAACTCctaaaaaatcattttcaatgtCTAGAAGTGTTTTTTCATCAGTTGTAACTGGTTACACCCCCCGTGTTAACCGGTTACAACACTTGAATTATTGATTTTCACTCCACATATtataataacatttttttttgttttttcaaataaaataatatttaatttcattTGATTGATTTCTAATGTCTCAATAAAACTATATTATATACGATTACTAATGAATACTAAACTAAAAGGTACAAATATTAATAAAGgcccaattaaataataatacaaataaaagatatattaataaaaaatataaatcaaacttaaacatttaaatattataattaattcttATTCCAAACCAATAATACATCATGAATAAAAAAGACTAAATAGTCGAGATAAAGAGATAACCTAGAATCTCTACGACTTGAGTTTATTAAGTTAAATTCTTATCACCAAACTAATAAGTCGTATTCGATAATATgacaatttattattttataaagatGCAATACATCTAATCCACACATCAAACATTAATATGTGCACCAGGGATGTTAGGGTTATGCTTTTTATTTGGGCCTGATGGGGCTAGTCTTAAAATATGACCAACATTACCAGCAGGGGTTATGGGATTATGTTTTTCATTTGGGCCTGATGGGGTTAGTCTTAAAATACGACCAGCATTACCAGCAGGGGTTATGGGATTATGTTTTTCATTTGGGCCTGATGGGGTTAGTCTTAAAATACGACCACCATTACCAGGTTGAAACGAATGATAATGGCTTCTACTATGATCTCCTAACCTTTCTCGTGTGTTGAAATAAACATTATGAGCAAAACCTGTTCGGCCTTGTCTTCCAAATTGATTAACTTTTTCAGGTAGCATTAAATCACCATTTGCTTCAATTGTTGTTGAGTGAAAGCGGGTCGCACTTGTTTTGGCATTATTAATAAACAATACCAAAAGAGCAACATTGATCAAAACTAGGGAGGAGAAAATCTTATGGAACTTCATCATTTCTATTATGTAATTAGAATACAGTGCCAACTTTTTAATACAATTTAAGTTAGACATATATTGGATATTTATACTAGTAACTAGTAGAATATTTGTTCATCTAATATGAACTTTTAGAAAATTGGCTACATTTGAACATTTATCATTATAAGTAAAAAATgactttttataataataaaaatagaaaataaatatatattctatattattcatttttaaaatttattaaataattattgagtTTTGACTATAATTTATTTCCCAAATTAAATTCAATATTAAATTGAAGAAAGATTATAGAGAAATAGTAGGCAAACATACAACAAGTTGCGCCGCTACCCCCTTTTTGGATGGTCAAATCATTCCTCTTAAAAACTATATTCACTATTCTAGGAGACACAATATTGCTATGTATGAGCCTTTGCACTATTTTATAAAAGATCAACTTTTTATGGTGTTAGAAAACCAAAACTGTCAAAGGAAAATGCTATGAAAGCATGTTGATTGTCGGAACACGCATTCTCATTCTTGGTCACTTTACTTGAAGCGATTTTGAGAGTTGTCTGTCCCATAGAAAAACCCCTAGTTCCCAGTATTACCAGTGGGAAAATCCCAATCGAGTCTTCACATGTATGTTTTCCTCTTACTCACTCATACACTAGAACATATATTGACCTAAGAGTTGGTCTCTGCTACTGTGGGCCAATAAATAAATTCACAGGTGTAACACCCGAGGACAACGAGGATGGGGAGCGGACACTGATGCATAATCATGACAATGAGCGGCTCATGGAAGCTTATAGGAAAAAACCTAACtcacatcaaaatgagaggaaTCTTGAGCTTGTGTAGGTATGGGACTACATGGTTAAAAAATACTTATAAGGATTAaatggtactacctataccaacaagattcATATTCTTTTCGATATCCTAATAAATAAAAGCTCCATAGTTAAGCGTTCTTGACTTGAAATAGTATTTGGATGGGTGCCATTCTAGAAAGTTTCCTAGAAAGCGTGTGAGGGAGGCCAAAACATGTTGAAAAGACATGTGTTGGCTTGTGGGATCATTCAGTAATCCTGAAAGATGTTTGGGGCGTTAAAAATGGTATATGAGCAGACCTCTCCCAATACCATGTGGTTCAGGAGTGAACCAatcggaagctggtgggcatgtaacacccgagaccGACGAGGGTAGAGAGTGGTCCTCGATGCACAAGACATGACAATGAGAGGCTCCTTACAACTTCTAGGAAATAATAGGGTTCACATCAGAATAAGAGGGATCCTAAGGCTGTGCAGGTATGAGATTACATGGTTGAAGgaaggcttataaggattgattggtactacTTATACActtaagatgcatcttctttttggtagccTAACAAATAAGAACTATATAGGTATGTATGTTTGATTGGAGTAGTATTAGGATGGGTGGCCTTCTGAGAATTTTTCCTAAAAGCATGTGAATAAAGATAAATCATGTTGAAAAGACCCATGTTGGTTTCTGAGGTCACTAGGTAATCCTGAAAGTAGTCAGGGGTGTTACAACAAACACATATTTCTTCACAAATACCTCATCACacctaaatatataaaataggagATAAAGGATTTATAAGTTGGTATTTTAATCCTAGGAGATCGTTGCAATGAATAGTGTGTTCCCCAAATATAGCAATGCATGCCTTGCAATAAACAAGGAAAATCTCATCAACAAGAAATAAGGGAATTATTAGCTGATATTTAAGGATAGTATAATACTCTACCGAGGAGATATGTTGGCCTAAACCGTCAACAGGGATATCAAGGATAATATGAAATATCCCACTATTTCTCAATATATAATCGAGTAACACCAAATATTGGGCCCTTGAAGCCACAAACTCTTATGATGCAGCCTCTACTGCCGAGAACAAACTCATTCTCCCAAATCTAATAGGTAAAGAATCTACCTCATTGAAGTTCCCCGAAGACAGTGTTGGATTTATTTATCCAATGTCACAGTGTGACTcaatgggcttaacatcccaaaCCATGGCGTCTATGATGTGTTAGGTGCAGACCATTGAGGGATCTTTTCTATAAGGAAATATAGTTTTGCCCTCACTAATAGAGGGAGATTTTTGGATATAACATCGTAGGATAGAGTTTGACTATACTCATGCAAGAATGAAGTAGTAGAAACTCACTTTTAGGATCCCTAAGTTATGGCAGAAGATGTATTAGTTCAACAACATTGGCCGCTCTCTTCATGGAAAACCCTTCATTATATTATTATTCTTCACAATTGCTAATGAAATCTTCCTTTAAACCTTATTTTCAAACTTCTTCCATCTTTGCTGCCTCACCTGCACCACGTTACTTTTTTGAATACCATCAGCCTACTTTCTAAAGCCTACAATATTACTTTGATGcttcttttatgtttttaattttgttttcttctttttaaacATAATCATCTTCGTTGTAAGGTTTGTGATGTCATACATGTACTTTTGTTCTCATTATGTGTTTATATTAATTAGTATTTTATCTGTGTAGATTTTATGGTTTCTTCTCCAGGAGTACCATACTTTTCCCTCCTTTTTCAATTTATACCCACcaggtgtttgataaaattatgcATTGAATCCTCAATTTTGTTCAATTCTCTACTTTGTTCTTTTCATGAAAGTTTAGTTTTTGTTAAGAACATATATGTTCTTTGACATGTTTGGATCGACTTATTTAAGCTTATTTTTATAACCTTGTTAGGATTTCTATAGATTGGTAACCCAACTATTTGTTGACATCCTCACCCTATATTTAATGATGTTGGCCTTTGTTTGGATGGTGATGTTCTTCATATTTTGTGGTGTGGTAATCACATGTGAGGGACCTGGATAGAAGATTCAAACATAGTCGTGAACGTCTCAAACAAGAGTTGGTGCTACCACCTCTGCCACCACTGACAATTGAAAAAAATGAACAGATGTCTGTGTTGGAGGAGAAAATAAAGAACCTTTTGGAACAAGTTGAATCTCTTGGTGAAGCAGGGGAGGTTGATGAAGCTGAAGCTCTAATGCAGAAGGTGTTAAAGATGATGATACACCTTCTTCCCTTGCATATATTATAGATGATTTATTAGGTTTCTTTGATGGTAATTATAGAAATGACTTTGTGAAGATTTACCTTTGAAAGATCCAAGACTGTGTTTCAGTTGAATTATTTTTTGGGATGTTTCTTTTAGGTGGGGACACTTAATGCTGAGAATGAAGTCTTAACACATCCTCAAAATAAAAAAGTGTTAATTCTTTAAGAGAATAAAATGGCATTATATGAGGTATACATTTCTTTTCTTGTTACAAATGATGTTGCAGAAAGAACTCAATGTCATGTCACAAAATATTTAGTGATGCAGTTCTCAGTTCCAATTTGGCTCTCTTTTAGGGTCTCAAAATCATGAATAAAGATGCAAGATATCTCTTCCACGGGCTTTATAAGATTgatggtgataactatgttgaggtACATTTTTACTTACTCAATCATATTGGTTCAAATGTGATATTCTGAAAGCACCTTAATCAAACTTTTCTCTTCATAAAGTCCTTGAATAAAATTTTCAGTACCATTTTTGTTGTATATTTTCCATGTTTTCATGGCTACTTTTCAGATGATTTGTGTGTTTAAAAATATGGATACATAACGTGTTGAAGGTTATGTGAGATTGAGTGAGCTTCATTGTGCTATGATTATTTTCTTTTAAGGCTTAATCCAATCTATATTTGAGCTTCAAGATGGGTATGGTGTGGTTATTAATGTACCTTCATGAGCAATATGATCCAAAGATAATACACAGGAATGTAAAGGTTGTCAACATGCTGCTGGTTGATGATTACGAGGCTATTATTGGTGATTTTCAACGTGCTTCATGAGCAATGGTCGATGCTATTATTTGTTTTCAAATAGTAGGATGTAAATAAAATTTGCAGTATGAACACATCAGCAAAATATCATCTTCAATATGCATCAACTTTGCTTTTGTATCTATAGGTGTtataccctaatttttaaccatAAGATCACTCAATCATTTTTTCATTCATACAATACATCAAGATCATAATCTTGAGAGTGACCATTTGGTTTTGTGCTAATCTTTCTTTTGAGGGATCACCAATCACCCATGTTTGATTATGTtgtgaatattttttatgtaCTAATATctaacaaaaattcaaaaaaaaggaTATCTTGTGTCCTTCAATGCTCTGTATATTGTAGGTGTTTAGCCAAGTGCATTCTTCTCCTCTCCTAAATTATGGTTTTAAGGATCGACTCTCAAGTAACTGGCTATTCATGGAAGCTGAATGGCTTAAACTTCAAATTAACACTCCTATCATTAAAGTGTTGTGTCTTGAGCATCTTTTAACTTCATTTGATCAATTTCATCTCAAGATCATGTGActtgattcatcaagaaactcCATAGGtgcatgtgtttatttccatggCTTCTTCAAAAAGTTTCATCAAGCTATGAGCCTCGTCATCAATTTTGCTTTAAGATAACATCATTTTAAGTTCCTATGTACCTCATCATGCCTTAGACTACAAGCAGAGTTCAAAAGTTTCAAAGTTGATTCAAGATGTTTGACCTAATTTAGCAAGTTCACGATTCTATAATCAAAAGGGCATAACTCTCATTTTTCAACATTTGGAGTGCTTATTTTTACAAAAGACTCTCCTTTACATCATCAACAATTTCTCTTCACAAGTCAACATATGATTTTTATGAAGAAAGCCATCAAAGATGtgaagacattataggtcctccttgAAAGCTCAAAGAATTTTATGTCAACTTCAAAAGATCATAActtgctcaatttttatcattttgagCCCACTCTTTTTGTTCAATAATCTTGAGTAAATCTAATTTAAATAACTTTCAAGGTTCAAGAGATAATTTTTCATGGAAGGTCATGAAAGATTGCAAGAGATTAATGGTCATCTATGGAGTTTTCAAGATTTTTTCAGTAACTTCCCAAGATCATAACTTACTCATTTCTCAATATTTTTTAGTGCCTCTTTTTTCTATGAACTCTTATTGATGCTCTATTCAACTAATCATTGAGGAAGACCGGGGAATTCtacaaaacattataggtcattttgaaGCCTTATACTTAGAAA of the Vicia villosa cultivar HV-30 ecotype Madison, WI unplaced genomic scaffold, Vvil1.0 ctg.000045F_1_1_2_unsc, whole genome shotgun sequence genome contains:
- the LOC131622949 gene encoding uncharacterized protein LOC131622949, producing the protein MMKFHKIFSSLVLINVALLVLFINNAKTSATRFHSTTIEANGDLMLPEKVNQFGRQGRTGFAHNVYFNTRERLGDHSRSHYHSFQPGNGGRILRLTPSGPNEKHNPITPAGNAGRILRLTPSGPNEKHNPITPAGNVGHILRLAPSGPNKKHNPNIPGAHINV